CCAAACCAATTGATAAATTTGTGCTTTGGTAAACACGCGATGGCGGTTTTTGACAAACAATCGCAAAATTTCAAACTCTTTTGAGGTAAGTTTAATAGCGTTTCCCTTCTTCCAAACGGTAAAGTTGGTAAAATCTATTTTTAAATCCCCGATCTGAACGATATCCTCTTCTTCCCGCTGAGGAGCGGCATACTGGGTTGAACGACGAATGCCTGCTTTTACCCTCGCCGACAGCTCAATCATGGAAAACGGTTTGCCTATATAATCATCGGCTCCCAAGCCTAATCCAATCGCTTTATCGACATCCGTATCCTTCGCCGACATCATTAAAATAGGCACTGCGCTTTTTTGGCGTATTGATTTCATCACTTCTAACCCGTCCAGCTTGGGCAGCATGATATCTAAAATGATGAAATCATAAGCCTCCTGTCTGAATTTCGCTATTCCTTCCTCTCCATCCGAGGCGGTCTCCACCATGAAACCTTCTTTATGTAAATAGCTCGCCACCATTTCTTGAATCGACTGATCATCTTCTATTAACAAAATCGTCCCCGGCATTCTGCTTCTCTCCTGCCTCTCATACAATAGCTTTGCAACCATGCAATGAAACGGTTCTACGTCTCAGGTTGTAGTTAAAAATAAACCCCTCGTTCATTGTTTCCTTATGGAAAATTATAT
The Bacillus xiapuensis DNA segment above includes these coding regions:
- a CDS encoding response regulator transcription factor translates to MPGTILLIEDDQSIQEMVASYLHKEGFMVETASDGEEGIAKFRQEAYDFIILDIMLPKLDGLEVMKSIRQKSAVPILMMSAKDTDVDKAIGLGLGADDYIGKPFSMIELSARVKAGIRRSTQYAAPQREEEDIVQIGDLKIDFTNFTVWKKGNAIKLTSKEFEILRLFVKNRHRVFTKAQIYQLVWNEDYHGVDNVINVHMRRLREKIEDNPSCPVYIKTLWGIGYKWEVL